The proteins below come from a single Bremerella sp. JC817 genomic window:
- a CDS encoding class I SAM-dependent methyltransferase, which yields MSTADNMPSLADEEYSYDVVPYPSHPFRQSHPERMATVGHLFGLSPAPVGKCRVLEIGCAAGGNLIPMAEALPESEFVGVDLSKKQIEQGEENISYLGLSNIQLLHMNCADIDESMGEFDYIICHGVFSWVSEEIQNRILEVCQNSLTEDGIAYISYNTFPGWHMRGMIRDMMSFHVRNVSEVPRRIQQARALLEFLAKSVSADRGAYGMLLNSELQLLRRQSDNYLFHEHLEKENTPLYFHDFVERAQEHDLQYLGESQLATMWTGNFPKEVAETLERIAPEIIQREQYSDFVRNRTFRQTLLCRKNAKLSRALKLESLDGAYVAGNLDEQIDRSKTTKPGDPRTFVNPLTRQTVSTQDPLVIHTVETLKECYPAAISFDDLFQSAIDKMVDGVIADATKIEALKRSLATNLIHMTVSGIIELQYNPSRFTVEVPEYPKTSGVARMQAANTTRLTNGRHETVQVDDLARHMVPLIDGTRDHAQLGEELKRLVDEGKLVIQTKGDKTANLPRDIVVKKAIEEVLQRLGKAAMLVQS from the coding sequence ATGAGCACCGCGGATAATATGCCTTCCTTGGCTGATGAAGAGTACAGCTACGACGTCGTTCCGTATCCAAGCCATCCCTTCCGCCAGTCTCACCCAGAACGAATGGCCACGGTGGGGCACCTGTTCGGTTTGAGCCCTGCTCCGGTTGGCAAGTGCCGCGTCCTGGAGATTGGTTGCGCTGCCGGCGGCAACTTGATTCCTATGGCCGAAGCCCTGCCCGAGAGCGAATTTGTCGGGGTTGATCTGTCGAAGAAACAGATCGAGCAAGGGGAAGAAAACATCAGCTATCTCGGGCTGTCGAACATCCAACTGCTGCACATGAATTGTGCCGACATCGACGAGTCGATGGGCGAATTCGACTACATCATTTGCCACGGTGTGTTCTCGTGGGTCAGCGAAGAGATCCAGAACCGTATTCTGGAAGTCTGTCAGAACAGCCTGACGGAAGATGGCATCGCCTACATCAGTTACAACACTTTCCCCGGCTGGCACATGCGCGGCATGATCCGCGACATGATGAGCTTCCATGTCCGCAACGTCAGCGAAGTACCTCGTCGCATTCAACAAGCTCGGGCCTTGCTCGAATTTCTCGCCAAGAGCGTTTCGGCCGACCGGGGCGCCTATGGCATGCTGCTCAACAGCGAACTGCAACTGCTGCGTCGCCAGTCGGACAATTACCTCTTTCACGAACACCTCGAGAAAGAGAACACGCCGCTCTATTTCCACGACTTCGTCGAGCGAGCCCAAGAGCACGACCTGCAGTATCTGGGCGAATCGCAATTGGCGACCATGTGGACCGGCAACTTCCCGAAAGAAGTCGCCGAGACCCTGGAACGGATCGCTCCGGAAATCATCCAGCGCGAACAGTACTCCGACTTCGTCCGCAATCGCACCTTCCGTCAGACGCTGCTTTGCCGCAAAAACGCTAAGCTGTCGCGAGCCTTGAAGCTCGAATCGCTGGACGGGGCCTATGTCGCGGGCAACCTCGACGAGCAGATCGACCGTAGCAAAACCACCAAGCCAGGCGATCCACGTACATTCGTCAATCCACTGACTCGTCAGACGGTCAGCACGCAGGACCCGCTAGTGATTCACACCGTCGAAACGCTGAAGGAGTGCTATCCGGCCGCGATTTCGTTCGACGACTTGTTCCAGTCGGCGATCGATAAGATGGTGGATGGCGTGATTGCCGATGCCACCAAGATCGAGGCTCTCAAGCGATCTTTGGCGACGAACCTCATTCATATGACGGTTAGTGGCATCATCGAACTGCAATACAATCCTTCGCGATTCACCGTCGAGGTTCCGGAATATCCAAAGACCTCAGGCGTCGCCCGGATGCAGGCCGCCAATACGACTCGCTTGACCAACGGCCGCCACGAAACGGTTCAGGTCGACGACCTGGCACGTCATATGGTTCCCTTGATCGATGGTACCCGCGACCATGCCCAACTGGGTGAAGAACTGAAGCGTCTGGTCGACGAAGGAAAGCTGGTCATCCAGACCAAGGGAGACAAAACGGCGAATCTGCCCCGCGACATCGTGGTGAAAAAAGCCATCGAGGAAGTCTTGCAGCGGCTTGGCAAGGCCGCGATGCTCGTTCAATCGTAA
- a CDS encoding FHA domain-containing protein, giving the protein MLVVLEVVVGAQVGRQVKVPQDQTCKIGRTNYADEAFADDVMMSGQHFEVRNDGKYCWLRDLDSRNGTRVDHELVKESLVLHDGQKIYAGRTEFLVRISGGAKSPYESTNLGLIEPVQNQSLLSSEYGSQAIEGSDPRFSSSGSPGVNPAASSGLPKDDAAGLPIAGSSLGDSGTDPATPPNFPTVRSDVHSNDLSNPTAKSPPWSQSPPPPIVPGQPVPGQVTPGLLPPGTPPTGPFVPPENRKRGGDDAPIFKFAKGGLGSPMGPPGGNPSPGNFPPFSPTPPSPVSPGMPPAGNFPPPPRPVPPGTPIGPPGTPPTGLPNIEERDDIPNFMNLPPQDPPFKQPPGEGKFGPIEEPKSPPWEAQLGLQAGANPNLDFGDDEFGPHLGPSLDFDDEADDDPVLGKLRESGTESPSFAPPARPGNFNPNLVGFSNDDPVAREVPGLNPDVSIPSNIEPPPRFHEPQAAGVGNWRNPDYASADLSEADMPGEATDASAPAAAESVRGLCFREETTVSGYPFYQSILEGTPAVSFSPFAMIRELSRIARPVLSIHFLRAEKPIPEGLGGVPLRGDLDEKFAALGGPMLFCPEDLEPFREIIDEMWGLDAISVLFTSGDPQKIVDHFRAGLFGPSRGDQPSASPGPQFFAVFSPNLLTTFLTQRDQETVDQLLGQPVEAILTEVADMPDSWQLFTRKSWAEPLQKLGLNRVVEQTG; this is encoded by the coding sequence ATGTTGGTTGTCCTCGAGGTGGTCGTTGGTGCTCAAGTTGGGCGCCAAGTTAAAGTGCCGCAAGATCAGACATGCAAAATCGGACGCACAAATTACGCCGACGAAGCATTCGCGGACGATGTCATGATGTCTGGCCAACACTTCGAGGTACGCAACGACGGTAAGTATTGCTGGCTACGCGATCTCGATAGCCGCAACGGAACGCGTGTCGATCACGAGCTCGTCAAAGAAAGCCTCGTCTTGCACGACGGCCAGAAGATCTATGCAGGCCGCACCGAGTTTCTCGTCCGTATCTCTGGCGGCGCCAAGAGCCCCTACGAATCGACCAATCTCGGGCTGATCGAACCCGTTCAGAATCAATCGCTGTTGTCTTCGGAGTATGGCAGTCAGGCCATCGAAGGGAGCGATCCTCGTTTCTCCAGCAGTGGTTCGCCGGGGGTTAATCCTGCGGCATCGTCGGGTCTGCCGAAAGATGACGCGGCTGGTTTGCCGATCGCTGGTTCCTCACTGGGAGACTCGGGCACCGATCCGGCTACGCCACCGAACTTTCCCACCGTGCGAAGCGACGTCCATTCGAATGATTTGAGTAACCCGACGGCCAAGAGCCCTCCCTGGTCGCAATCGCCTCCGCCGCCGATCGTGCCGGGGCAACCTGTGCCAGGTCAGGTGACGCCTGGCTTGCTTCCGCCAGGGACGCCCCCTACGGGACCATTCGTGCCGCCCGAGAACCGCAAGCGAGGTGGCGACGACGCTCCGATCTTTAAGTTTGCCAAGGGGGGCCTGGGCTCGCCTATGGGACCTCCTGGCGGAAATCCATCGCCAGGCAACTTTCCTCCTTTCAGCCCAACGCCACCATCGCCCGTTTCGCCTGGCATGCCACCGGCTGGTAACTTTCCACCGCCTCCTCGGCCCGTTCCACCCGGCACGCCGATTGGTCCGCCAGGGACGCCACCGACAGGGCTTCCGAATATCGAAGAACGGGACGACATCCCGAACTTCATGAACCTTCCGCCGCAAGATCCTCCGTTCAAGCAGCCCCCCGGCGAAGGTAAGTTCGGGCCTATCGAAGAACCAAAGTCGCCTCCATGGGAGGCCCAACTCGGTCTGCAGGCTGGTGCCAATCCCAACCTCGATTTCGGCGACGACGAATTCGGTCCGCATCTGGGCCCTTCGCTCGACTTTGATGACGAGGCGGACGACGACCCGGTTCTGGGCAAACTGCGGGAAAGTGGCACCGAAAGTCCCAGCTTTGCACCGCCGGCGAGACCTGGCAACTTCAATCCGAACCTGGTCGGCTTCTCGAACGACGATCCGGTCGCTCGAGAAGTGCCTGGCCTCAATCCGGATGTCTCGATTCCGTCGAACATCGAACCGCCGCCACGCTTTCACGAGCCCCAAGCCGCAGGCGTTGGTAACTGGCGAAATCCTGATTACGCTTCGGCCGATCTGTCTGAGGCCGACATGCCGGGTGAAGCGACCGATGCGTCGGCCCCTGCGGCGGCAGAATCGGTTCGCGGACTTTGTTTTCGCGAAGAGACCACGGTCTCTGGCTATCCGTTCTATCAAAGCATTCTCGAAGGAACGCCGGCGGTTTCTTTCTCGCCGTTCGCCATGATCCGCGAGCTATCGCGCATCGCACGGCCAGTGCTGTCGATTCATTTCCTGCGTGCTGAAAAGCCAATTCCCGAAGGGCTCGGGGGCGTGCCGCTACGTGGGGACCTCGACGAGAAGTTCGCGGCACTGGGCGGGCCGATGCTCTTCTGCCCGGAAGATCTCGAGCCGTTTCGTGAGATCATCGACGAGATGTGGGGACTTGATGCGATCAGTGTCTTGTTCACTTCTGGCGATCCCCAGAAGATCGTCGACCACTTCCGCGCTGGCCTGTTCGGGCCTTCCCGTGGTGACCAGCCGAGTGCATCGCCGGGGCCGCAATTCTTCGCGGTCTTCTCGCCCAATTTGCTGACGACTTTTTTGACCCAACGCGATCAGGAAACGGTCGATCAATTGCTTGGTCAGCCTGTCGAAGCGATTTTGACCGAAGTGGCGGACATGCCTGACAGTTGGCAACTGTTCACCCGCAAGTCATGGGCCGAGCCACTTCAGAAGCTGGGATTGAATCGCGTCGTCGAACAGACCGGTTAA